In Haloterrigena turkmenica DSM 5511, a single genomic region encodes these proteins:
- a CDS encoding DUF7557 family protein translates to MPSVELEEETIERLEALRVDDESYDELVNELINIYETSEYTLFHAGD, encoded by the coding sequence ATGCCATCCGTGGAACTCGAGGAGGAGACGATCGAACGGCTGGAGGCGCTTCGCGTCGACGACGAGTCCTACGACGAACTCGTCAACGAACTGATCAACATCTACGAGACCAGCGAGTACACGCTCTTTCACGCCGGCGACTGA
- a CDS encoding DUF7545 family protein encodes MTEEVDTTTFEISADDGTTDEVTVPTGLLDLVAEGDQTDAETVGDVTLLSFASRAHHIVHHGQDADAELEAQEARIMDLFEERFGVTYGEATGHQH; translated from the coding sequence ATGACCGAGGAAGTCGACACGACGACCTTCGAGATCAGCGCCGACGACGGTACCACCGACGAAGTCACGGTCCCCACCGGACTCCTCGACCTCGTCGCGGAAGGCGACCAGACCGACGCCGAGACGGTCGGCGACGTCACCCTGCTGTCCTTCGCCAGCCGCGCCCACCACATCGTCCACCACGGACAGGACGCCGACGCGGAACTCGAGGCCCAGGAAGCCCGCATCATGGACCTGTTCGAGGAACGCTTCGGCGTGACCTACGGCGAAGCGACCGGCCACCAGCACTAA
- a CDS encoding DUF7282 domain-containing protein — protein sequence MNRSRGAAVAVLAVAALMVTSVVALPLLSGGIVPFEGGESDPGEGVGETTDIAATDSVAASQDDGSGSADSIAADAADREPVRASQSAGDGELVSFDSAAESAATDAEAKADADATASLAQEQTDAVEAGVDEGIELAQQQGVEVTQEQRAAAVEAASQSAAQHQAADAEQIQAATAGAVHGSLIQSQDAEIEQIQSAVGGATDGALAQSQTVAASQMQSATWGATHGALAQKQHADVEQIQVATRGAAAGACREAGDSDVQDHPKTQEAAQGAAYGVLEQYQKITVEQRQRITLEHVQHAAAGASAGALEGSVPVALEGEQSQEIDVEQRQRVDIKQVQKAATGAAKGALVQRQEVTVEQTQAAARGASRGSLTQLQTVSVEQVQRISISQIQEASFGAAKGAIYQSQSATIEQIQAAADGAAGGVLVQHQEISITQIQYAAVGASQGAIESAVQYQIVDVDQIQAAAFGAGEGSVLQQQVIDSTQVQRLASGGASGALSQSQEATVEQIQVAASSATQETARVVQYQRISVTQLQVLTQETASNATAYAVQQEIDDITEIRQYVEDAAEDRADEIDELEGTASITFADRESDGETVSVDEVNLSEGGFVAIYAADAVADPGAVLGTSSALEAGSHSGVEIDLEEPIEEDQPLTAVVHHDTNDDGTFEYGDTDGAEDVPYVTDAGVPVLDTAFVSVGDEPQEPQEPQEPAEPNATLSVSDQTGDGENLTVDEASATVDYAVTASANGTTAESQSFEANGTVTDLELEFDSPLSENATVDVAVTDENGTALVNESVEYTVDDAPDEPAEPNESAATLNVSDQTGDGETLVVDEANATVDYRLTATDENGTQRGESDLFEANETAEFESLDLEPPLSENATLEVAVTDENGTALANESVEYTVDGDPATFNATFLSCSRAEVTGSFEAGDTIIVGTAFYESGGFGNSMGEYAVTVGEDVPAPFEGTLTYETGDDFTIAETADGATVMIPEGDTGAVITGFASPDATPGSIDYPNPDASECIEEIRPEQPNISVAETAPTEDGIAVTFEYENPNNESLPVGSEFVEGTAADEPPSELEPGNDSFTVDWTPENDSERLVWEVDMSNYGYEEPLTAETLPAGEIDSGEPTEPAAFNVSITEANDSVEAGDPLEVDAAIENTGGENGTQDVQLAIDGSVVNETPVSLEPGASESVTLTADTADLEPGEYPVTVSTDNATAETTVTIEEPGEAEFAVADLEAPASGEPGSSVTVDATIENVGDAEGTQTVSYAVDGQTVAEESVALEAGGATTLSFSLTLPETDSTHTVATDDEQASVTIAATQPAEEEPSETGPTETEPTDEGPPEPTEPPAPESPGEPEGPAGTETGPATNGSDVAAE from the coding sequence ATGAATCGGTCTCGGGGCGCGGCCGTAGCGGTGCTCGCCGTCGCCGCGTTGATGGTCACGAGCGTAGTGGCACTTCCGCTGCTCAGCGGCGGTATCGTCCCGTTCGAGGGCGGCGAGAGCGATCCCGGCGAGGGAGTCGGCGAAACGACCGATATCGCCGCTACGGACAGTGTGGCCGCCAGCCAAGACGATGGCAGTGGGAGTGCGGACTCCATCGCGGCTGATGCGGCGGACCGAGAACCTGTGCGTGCGAGCCAGTCGGCCGGAGACGGCGAGTTAGTGTCGTTCGACTCCGCGGCCGAATCGGCCGCGACCGACGCAGAAGCGAAGGCCGACGCGGACGCGACCGCCTCGCTCGCACAGGAACAGACGGACGCCGTCGAGGCCGGCGTCGACGAGGGGATCGAACTGGCCCAGCAGCAGGGCGTCGAGGTGACCCAGGAACAGCGCGCGGCGGCCGTCGAGGCCGCCAGTCAGTCGGCGGCCCAGCACCAGGCGGCCGACGCCGAACAGATTCAGGCGGCGACGGCCGGCGCGGTCCACGGCTCGCTGATCCAGTCTCAGGACGCCGAGATCGAACAGATCCAGTCCGCGGTCGGCGGCGCGACCGACGGCGCGCTCGCCCAGTCTCAGACGGTCGCAGCGAGCCAGATGCAGAGCGCGACCTGGGGGGCGACCCACGGCGCCCTCGCACAGAAACAGCACGCCGACGTCGAACAGATCCAGGTCGCCACGCGCGGGGCCGCAGCGGGGGCGTGCCGGGAAGCGGGCGATAGCGACGTTCAGGACCACCCGAAGACCCAGGAGGCCGCGCAGGGGGCGGCCTACGGCGTCCTCGAGCAGTACCAGAAGATCACCGTCGAACAGCGCCAGCGGATCACGCTCGAGCACGTCCAGCACGCGGCGGCCGGCGCGTCCGCGGGCGCACTCGAGGGAAGCGTCCCAGTAGCCCTCGAGGGCGAACAGAGCCAGGAGATCGACGTCGAACAGCGCCAACGCGTGGACATCAAGCAGGTACAGAAGGCCGCTACGGGCGCCGCGAAAGGAGCGCTTGTCCAGCGACAGGAAGTCACCGTCGAGCAGACCCAGGCCGCGGCCCGCGGAGCCAGTCGGGGCTCGCTGACGCAGCTCCAGACCGTCAGCGTCGAACAGGTCCAGCGGATCTCGATCAGCCAGATTCAGGAGGCATCCTTCGGCGCGGCTAAGGGAGCGATCTATCAGAGCCAGTCGGCCACAATCGAGCAGATCCAGGCGGCGGCCGATGGGGCCGCGGGCGGCGTGCTGGTCCAGCACCAGGAGATCTCGATCACCCAGATCCAATACGCCGCGGTCGGTGCGTCTCAGGGAGCGATCGAGTCGGCGGTCCAGTACCAGATCGTCGACGTCGACCAGATTCAGGCCGCCGCGTTCGGCGCCGGCGAGGGATCTGTGCTCCAGCAGCAGGTCATCGATAGTACCCAAGTCCAGCGGCTGGCGTCCGGCGGTGCCAGCGGCGCGCTGAGTCAGTCTCAAGAGGCGACCGTCGAACAGATCCAGGTCGCCGCCAGCAGCGCCACGCAGGAGACGGCCCGCGTCGTCCAGTATCAGCGGATCAGCGTCACGCAACTGCAGGTCCTGACCCAGGAAACCGCGTCCAACGCCACCGCGTACGCGGTCCAACAGGAGATCGACGATATCACCGAAATCAGGCAGTACGTCGAGGACGCGGCCGAGGATCGCGCCGACGAGATCGACGAACTCGAGGGAACGGCGTCGATTACGTTCGCCGACCGGGAAAGTGACGGCGAGACGGTCAGCGTCGACGAGGTCAACCTCTCGGAGGGCGGCTTCGTCGCGATCTACGCGGCCGACGCCGTCGCCGATCCGGGCGCCGTGCTCGGGACGTCGAGCGCCCTCGAAGCCGGGAGCCACTCCGGCGTCGAGATCGACCTCGAGGAGCCGATCGAGGAGGACCAGCCCCTCACCGCGGTGGTCCACCACGATACGAACGACGACGGAACGTTCGAGTACGGCGACACCGACGGGGCGGAGGACGTCCCGTACGTCACCGACGCCGGCGTGCCGGTGCTCGATACGGCGTTCGTCTCGGTCGGCGACGAACCGCAGGAGCCCCAGGAACCACAGGAACCGGCCGAGCCGAACGCGACGCTCTCAGTGAGCGATCAGACCGGCGACGGCGAGAACCTGACCGTCGACGAAGCGAGCGCGACCGTCGACTACGCGGTGACGGCGTCGGCTAACGGAACCACGGCCGAGAGCCAGTCATTCGAGGCCAACGGGACGGTGACGGACCTCGAACTCGAGTTCGATTCGCCGCTCTCCGAGAACGCGACGGTCGACGTCGCCGTCACCGACGAGAACGGCACGGCGCTGGTGAACGAATCCGTCGAGTACACGGTCGACGACGCTCCGGACGAACCGGCTGAGCCGAACGAATCGGCGGCCACGCTCAACGTGTCGGACCAGACGGGCGACGGCGAGACGCTCGTCGTCGACGAGGCGAACGCGACCGTTGACTACCGACTCACCGCGACCGACGAGAACGGCACGCAACGCGGGGAGAGCGATCTCTTCGAGGCCAACGAGACCGCCGAGTTCGAGTCGCTCGATCTCGAGCCGCCACTCTCCGAGAACGCGACACTCGAGGTCGCCGTCACCGACGAGAACGGCACGGCACTGGCGAACGAGTCCGTCGAGTACACGGTCGACGGCGATCCGGCAACGTTCAACGCGACGTTCCTCAGTTGTTCGCGGGCCGAGGTGACTGGCTCCTTCGAAGCGGGCGACACGATCATCGTCGGGACCGCGTTCTACGAGAGCGGCGGCTTCGGCAACTCGATGGGCGAGTACGCTGTCACTGTCGGCGAGGACGTCCCGGCGCCGTTCGAGGGGACGCTCACCTACGAGACCGGTGACGACTTCACCATCGCCGAGACGGCCGACGGCGCGACCGTCATGATCCCCGAGGGCGATACGGGTGCCGTGATCACCGGCTTCGCGTCGCCCGACGCGACGCCGGGTTCGATCGACTACCCGAACCCCGACGCCAGCGAGTGTATCGAGGAGATCCGACCCGAACAGCCGAATATCTCCGTCGCGGAGACGGCGCCGACCGAGGACGGCATCGCGGTCACCTTCGAGTACGAGAACCCAAACAACGAATCGCTGCCGGTCGGTAGCGAGTTCGTCGAGGGGACGGCCGCCGACGAGCCGCCGTCGGAACTCGAGCCCGGCAACGACTCGTTCACCGTCGACTGGACCCCCGAAAACGACAGCGAACGACTCGTCTGGGAGGTCGACATGAGCAACTACGGCTACGAGGAGCCGCTGACCGCCGAAACGCTGCCGGCCGGCGAGATCGACTCGGGCGAGCCGACCGAACCTGCCGCGTTCAACGTCTCGATCACGGAGGCGAACGACTCGGTCGAAGCGGGTGATCCTCTCGAGGTCGACGCCGCGATCGAGAACACCGGCGGGGAGAACGGCACGCAGGACGTTCAGCTGGCGATCGACGGCTCGGTCGTCAACGAGACACCGGTCTCGCTCGAGCCCGGTGCGTCCGAATCGGTCACGTTGACCGCCGACACGGCCGACCTCGAGCCCGGCGAGTACCCGGTCACGGTCTCGACTGACAACGCGACCGCCGAGACGACCGTAACGATCGAGGAGCCCGGCGAGGCCGAGTTCGCCGTCGCCGACCTCGAGGCACCGGCGTCCGGCGAGCCGGGGTCGTCGGTGACGGTCGACGCGACGATCGAAAACGTCGGCGATGCCGAGGGCACCCAGACGGTGAGCTACGCCGTCGACGGCCAGACCGTCGCAGAGGAGAGCGTCGCGCTCGAGGCCGGCGGCGCGACGACCCTGTCGTTCTCGTTGACGCTGCCGGAGACCGACTCGACGCACACGGTCGCGACCGACGACGAGCAGGCGTCGGTGACCATCGCGGCGACGCAGCCGGCCGAGGAAGAACCGAGCGAAACGGGGCCGACTGAAACGGAACCGACCGATGAGGGGCCGCCCGAGCCGACGGAGCCGCCAGCGCCCGAGTCGCCCGGTGAACCGGAGGGACCCGCCGGAACGGAGACGGGTCCAGCAACGAACGGTTCTGACGTCGCCGCCGAGTGA